Proteins encoded together in one Coffea arabica cultivar ET-39 chromosome 2c, Coffea Arabica ET-39 HiFi, whole genome shotgun sequence window:
- the LOC113726644 gene encoding tobamovirus multiplication protein 1 isoform X2 → MLKFNSLVSGEAKDYYSGRGGGGELLDLFDWWNEIQESEKWQRGLYYTLSASYALVSLVALVQLIRIQLRVPEYGWTTQKVFHLMNFIVTGLRAVLFGFYRNVFTIRTKALELILLELPGLLFFSTYTLLVLFWAEIYYQARSLPVDKLRPTYYIINGLIYLLQVCIWIYARVSQTTTAVQVARLFFSVLSFSAALGFLIYGGRLFIMLRRFPIQSRGRQKKLQEVGYVTCICCACFLIRCVMDALSAFDEDVDVDVLDHPVLNLFYYMLLEMEYPKQQLDTPTRALNGPC, encoded by the exons ATGCTGAAATTCAACAGCCTTGTGTCTGGAGAGGCAAAGGATTATTACAGTGgacgaggaggaggaggagaactACTTGACCTTTTTGATTGGTGGAATGAAATTCAAGAGTCGGAAAAATGGCAGCGGGGACTATATTACACTCTTTCTGCGTCTTATGCATTGGTTTCCTTGGTTGCACTG GTGCAACTTATTCGCATTCAGTTAAGAGTACCTGAATATGGTTGGACAACACAAAAGGTTTTTCACCTGATGAATTTTATTGTGACAGGAT TGAGAGCCGTCCTGTTTGGATTTTACAGAAACGTGTTTACCATCAGAACGAAG GCACTTGAATTGATACTTTTGGAACTTCCAGGTCTGCTGTTTTTCTCAACATATACATTACTTGTTCTGTTCTGGGCTGAAATATACTATCAG GCAAGAAGTCTTCCCGTTGATAAGCTTCGACCCACATACTATATAATTAATGGTCTGATCTACCTTCTCCAG GTGTGCATCTGGATCTATGCAAGAGTCAGCCAGACGACAACTGCAGTTCAAGTTGCTCGGCTCTTTTTTTCAG TTCTCTCTTTTTCCGCTGCTTTGGGATTTTTGATATATGGCGGAAG GTTATTCATCATGCTGAGACGCTTTCCCATACAATCTCGAGGCCGTCAAAAGAAACTGCAGGAG GTTGGATACGTGACATGCATTTGCTGCGCTTGTTTCCTGATAAGATGCGTTATG GATGCTCTTTCTGCCTTTGACGAGGATGTTGATGTTGATGTCCTGGACCATCCGGTCCTCAACCTTTTCTATTACATG CTACTAGAAATGGAGTATCCAAAGCAGCAGCTGGATACGCCCACCAGAGCACTCAATGGCCCCTGCTGA
- the LOC113726644 gene encoding tobamovirus multiplication protein 1 isoform X1, with the protein MLKFNSLVSGEAKDYYSGRGGGGELLDLFDWWNEIQESEKWQRGLYYTLSASYALVSLVALVQLIRIQLRVPEYGWTTQKVFHLMNFIVTGLRAVLFGFYRNVFTIRTKALELILLELPGLLFFSTYTLLVLFWAEIYYQARSLPVDKLRPTYYIINGLIYLLQVCIWIYARVSQTTTAVQVARLFFSVLSFSAALGFLIYGGRLFIMLRRFPIQSRGRQKKLQEVGYVTCICCACFLIRCVMDALSAFDEDVDVDVLDHPVLNLFYYMMVEIVPSAIVLFILRKLPPRRVSDQYQSIR; encoded by the exons ATGCTGAAATTCAACAGCCTTGTGTCTGGAGAGGCAAAGGATTATTACAGTGgacgaggaggaggaggagaactACTTGACCTTTTTGATTGGTGGAATGAAATTCAAGAGTCGGAAAAATGGCAGCGGGGACTATATTACACTCTTTCTGCGTCTTATGCATTGGTTTCCTTGGTTGCACTG GTGCAACTTATTCGCATTCAGTTAAGAGTACCTGAATATGGTTGGACAACACAAAAGGTTTTTCACCTGATGAATTTTATTGTGACAGGAT TGAGAGCCGTCCTGTTTGGATTTTACAGAAACGTGTTTACCATCAGAACGAAG GCACTTGAATTGATACTTTTGGAACTTCCAGGTCTGCTGTTTTTCTCAACATATACATTACTTGTTCTGTTCTGGGCTGAAATATACTATCAG GCAAGAAGTCTTCCCGTTGATAAGCTTCGACCCACATACTATATAATTAATGGTCTGATCTACCTTCTCCAG GTGTGCATCTGGATCTATGCAAGAGTCAGCCAGACGACAACTGCAGTTCAAGTTGCTCGGCTCTTTTTTTCAG TTCTCTCTTTTTCCGCTGCTTTGGGATTTTTGATATATGGCGGAAG GTTATTCATCATGCTGAGACGCTTTCCCATACAATCTCGAGGCCGTCAAAAGAAACTGCAGGAG GTTGGATACGTGACATGCATTTGCTGCGCTTGTTTCCTGATAAGATGCGTTATG GATGCTCTTTCTGCCTTTGACGAGGATGTTGATGTTGATGTCCTGGACCATCCGGTCCTCAACCTTTTCTATTACATG ATGGTGGAAATTGTGCCATCTGCAATAGTGCTTTTTATCCTACGGAAGTTACCTCCAAGACGTGTATCGGATCAGTATCAATCTATCCGCTAA